The following are encoded in a window of Phycisphaerae bacterium genomic DNA:
- the hflB gene encoding ATP-dependent zinc metalloprotease FtsH, with amino-acid sequence MLFNKSYDSAQTMTISGFYTELENANVEEIIIGDNNIRGELKSLSGQPKGSTKEFKVDFPPDAMNFEFVQDLTQKATAGGAELRYETSRNIFLEVFLSPLLIYLLIFGLIWFLIFRQLRSSAGGAGMLGSFGRSRHRVLTKERTNVTFNDVAGIDEAKDEVSEIVEFLKNPGKFQKLGGRIPRGVLLIGDPGCGKTLLAKAIAGEAEVPFFSISGSDFVEMFVGVGASRVRDLFSQAKSNAPCIIFLDEIDAVGRRRGVNFNGGGHDEREQTLNAILVEMDGFDTSDQVIVIAATNRADVLDPALTRPGRFDRQVYVPLPDIKGRHEILKVHAKGIKTAENVDLWKLARGTPMFSGADLAAIINEAAITATLAGKERVEQEDLEEARDRVRWGRAKRSRVIDEHEKKIVAYHEGGHALASALIPEGDPLHKVSIIPRGQAGGMTMMLPEGDRHMYSRRFIMATMQAMLAGRVAEELACEDISSGASDDIKRATQLARTMVCEWGMSDRVGPIRYGQDNQNGWPMDGAGRDYSEETAKAIDAEIQKVVREAHEKVRNLLSENRQKLDLLAEALLKYETLDAEDVLRVVRGESIEKPTVNDLLTDAAKIKDTISFGETDERN; translated from the coding sequence ATGCTCTTTAACAAGAGCTACGACTCGGCCCAGACGATGACGATCAGCGGGTTCTACACGGAGTTGGAGAACGCCAACGTCGAGGAGATTATCATCGGCGACAACAACATCCGGGGCGAGCTCAAGAGCCTCAGCGGCCAGCCGAAGGGGAGCACCAAGGAATTCAAGGTGGACTTCCCGCCGGACGCGATGAACTTCGAGTTCGTGCAGGACCTGACGCAGAAGGCGACGGCGGGCGGGGCGGAGCTTCGCTATGAGACGTCGCGGAACATTTTTCTGGAGGTGTTCCTCTCGCCGCTGCTGATCTACCTGCTGATTTTCGGGTTGATCTGGTTTTTGATATTCCGGCAGCTTCGCAGTTCGGCGGGCGGAGCGGGGATGCTCGGGAGTTTCGGGCGAAGCCGCCATCGCGTGCTGACCAAGGAACGGACCAACGTCACGTTCAACGACGTGGCGGGCATCGACGAGGCGAAGGACGAGGTCTCGGAGATCGTCGAGTTCCTCAAGAATCCGGGCAAGTTCCAGAAGCTCGGGGGACGGATCCCGCGCGGCGTGTTGCTGATCGGCGATCCCGGCTGCGGCAAGACGCTGCTGGCCAAGGCGATCGCGGGCGAGGCGGAGGTGCCGTTCTTTTCGATCAGCGGGTCGGACTTCGTCGAGATGTTCGTGGGCGTCGGGGCGTCGCGGGTGCGCGACCTTTTCAGCCAGGCGAAGTCGAACGCGCCGTGCATCATCTTCCTCGATGAGATCGACGCGGTGGGCCGGCGGCGCGGCGTCAACTTCAACGGCGGTGGGCACGACGAGCGCGAGCAGACCCTCAACGCGATCCTGGTGGAGATGGACGGCTTCGACACGTCGGACCAGGTGATCGTGATCGCGGCGACGAACCGGGCCGACGTTCTGGACCCGGCGTTGACGCGGCCGGGCCGTTTCGACCGGCAGGTGTACGTGCCGCTGCCGGACATCAAGGGCCGCCACGAGATCCTGAAGGTCCACGCCAAGGGCATCAAGACGGCTGAGAACGTCGATCTCTGGAAGCTGGCCCGCGGCACGCCGATGTTTTCCGGAGCGGACCTGGCCGCCATCATCAATGAGGCGGCCATCACGGCGACTCTCGCGGGCAAGGAGCGCGTCGAGCAGGAGGACCTCGAGGAGGCCCGCGACCGGGTGCGGTGGGGCCGGGCGAAGCGGAGCCGTGTGATCGACGAGCACGAGAAGAAGATCGTGGCGTACCACGAGGGCGGGCACGCCCTGGCGTCGGCGCTGATTCCGGAAGGCGACCCGCTGCACAAGGTCAGCATCATTCCCCGCGGGCAAGCGGGGGGCATGACCATGATGCTGCCCGAGGGCGACCGTCACATGTACAGCCGCCGGTTCATCATGGCGACGATGCAGGCCATGCTGGCCGGGCGAGTGGCGGAGGAGTTGGCCTGCGAGGACATCTCGAGCGGGGCGTCGGACGACATCAAGCGGGCGACGCAACTGGCCCGGACGATGGTCTGCGAGTGGGGCATGTCGGACCGGGTCGGTCCGATCCGCTACGGCCAGGACAACCAGAACGGCTGGCCGATGGACGGGGCGGGCCGCGACTACTCCGAGGAGACCGCCAAGGCGATCGACGCGGAGATTCAGAAGGTGGTGCGCGAGGCCCACGAGAAGGTGCGCAATCTGCTGTCGGAGAACCGGCAGAAGCTCGACCTGCTGGCCGAGGCGCTGCTCAAGTACGAAACGCTCGATGCGGAGGACGTGCTTCGCGTCGTCCGCGGCGAATCCATAGAGAAACCGACGGTCAACGATTTGCTAACCGATGCGGCGAAGATCAAGGATACGATCTCGTTCGGCGAGACCGACGAGCGGAACTGA
- a CDS encoding STAS domain-containing protein yields MSRADELVVVEQTDNGACIARLVPSNVLDELQITGIGRQLTDLVDQGARRLVVDFSRVDHLSSSALGMLITVRQGLSQVKGDMRLCNIRPEIYEVFKITGLDKLFVIQPTVTEALASLR; encoded by the coding sequence ATGAGCAGAGCCGACGAGCTGGTGGTGGTGGAGCAGACGGACAATGGGGCGTGTATCGCCAGGCTCGTGCCCAGCAACGTGCTTGACGAACTCCAGATCACCGGCATCGGGCGTCAGTTGACCGATCTGGTCGACCAGGGCGCCCGTCGGCTGGTCGTCGATTTTTCCCGCGTGGATCATCTCTCCAGTTCGGCTCTGGGCATGCTGATCACCGTCCGTCAGGGCCTCAGTCAGGTCAAGGGGGATATGCGTCTGTGCAACATCCGTCCCGAGATATACGAGGTCTTCAAGATCACCGGGCTGGACAAGCTGTTCGTGATCCAGCCGACGGTGACCGAAGCCCTGGCCAGTCTGAGGTGA
- a CDS encoding ATP-binding protein produces the protein MVDIDLTKLAFESVVIGNDLKVAAERVVRPILTQASRCGYCSQDQFALRLALEESLCNAFRHGNGCDPDKRISARWAIREDVAVICVADEGDGFDPSAVPDPRREENREKPYGRGVMLMRAYMTELRFNEQGNEVCMIKVRKRSGARPTGT, from the coding sequence ATGGTAGACATCGACCTGACCAAACTGGCGTTCGAGAGCGTGGTGATCGGCAACGATCTGAAGGTGGCGGCCGAGCGCGTGGTGCGGCCGATCCTGACGCAGGCGTCCCGGTGCGGGTATTGCAGCCAGGACCAGTTTGCCCTGCGGCTCGCCCTCGAGGAGTCGCTGTGCAACGCGTTCCGTCACGGAAACGGATGCGATCCGGACAAGCGCATCTCCGCCCGCTGGGCGATTCGGGAGGACGTAGCGGTGATTTGCGTCGCGGACGAGGGCGACGGGTTCGATCCTTCGGCGGTGCCGGACCCGCGGCGCGAGGAGAATCGGGAGAAACCTTACGGCCGGGGGGTCATGCTGATGCGGGCGTACATGACCGAGCTGCGGTTCAACGAGCAGGGCAATGAGGTCTGCATGATCAAAGTGCGGAAACGAAGCGGGGCCAGGCCCACCGGGACTTAA
- a CDS encoding rhomboid family intramembrane serine protease, with protein MLLPIRTDRPPRHRPTVNYVLIGLNVAIFLALEFAVPVPLAGLIKQFGTLDTASPQLHQFVSYAFLHGGWMHLIGNMVFLYIFGNSLNDKLGHVEYLLFYLAGAIFSGAGYCLVSVSLVVGASGAIAAVTTGFLVLFPRSRILVLFWLYIITTFEVSSLVLIGFKMILWDNVLIPMIGGAGNVAHEAHLFGYLFGFVIPLVLLAAGILPRDQFDIFSLWKQAYRRYRYRQMVRTAQKPLWVGMKQARPVRPDVGASRPAEEEALPADEHSRHLVAKIAESIDRYDLATAAELYLKLIDHNPDAVLPRRQQLDVANQLMSNRQFGEAAEAYEKYIRAFPAGEQIAQVRLLLGIIYGRHLGHPDRARAMLEEARRTLGDSTQRNLCQAELDRLGE; from the coding sequence ATGCTGCTGCCGATCCGAACAGACCGACCGCCTCGCCACCGTCCGACCGTCAACTACGTCCTGATCGGACTGAACGTGGCGATCTTTCTGGCCCTGGAGTTCGCGGTGCCTGTGCCCTTGGCAGGCCTTATCAAGCAGTTCGGCACCCTCGATACCGCCAGTCCGCAGCTCCACCAGTTCGTCAGCTACGCCTTTCTCCACGGCGGCTGGATGCACCTGATCGGCAACATGGTCTTTCTCTATATTTTCGGCAACAGCCTCAATGACAAGCTCGGGCACGTGGAGTACCTGCTGTTCTATCTGGCCGGTGCGATTTTTTCCGGAGCGGGTTACTGCCTGGTGTCGGTCAGTCTGGTGGTCGGGGCGTCCGGTGCGATCGCAGCGGTGACCACGGGTTTTCTGGTGCTGTTTCCTCGCAGCCGCATCCTCGTGCTGTTCTGGCTGTATATCATCACCACGTTTGAGGTCTCGAGCCTGGTGCTGATCGGGTTCAAGATGATTCTGTGGGACAACGTGCTGATCCCGATGATCGGAGGGGCGGGCAACGTGGCCCATGAGGCCCACCTGTTCGGGTACCTGTTCGGGTTTGTCATTCCGCTGGTGCTGCTGGCGGCCGGCATTCTTCCGCGCGACCAGTTCGACATCTTTTCGCTGTGGAAGCAGGCGTACCGGCGGTATCGGTATCGGCAGATGGTTCGAACCGCTCAGAAACCGCTGTGGGTCGGGATGAAGCAGGCCCGTCCGGTGCGGCCCGACGTAGGCGCGTCGCGGCCGGCGGAGGAAGAGGCGCTTCCGGCCGACGAGCACAGCCGCCATCTGGTGGCCAAGATCGCCGAGTCGATCGACCGGTACGATTTGGCGACGGCGGCAGAGTTGTACCTCAAGCTGATCGACCACAATCCCGACGCGGTTTTGCCTCGCCGCCAGCAGCTCGACGTGGCCAATCAGCTCATGTCGAACCGTCAGTTCGGCGAGGCGGCAGAGGCGTATGAGAAGTACATTCGCGCGTTTCCCGCGGGCGAGCAGATCGCGCAGGTGCGGCTGCTGCTGGGCATCATCTACGGCCGGCATCTGGGCCATCCGGACCGGGCGCGGGCGATGCTGGAAGAGGCGCGGCGGACGCTTGGCGACTCGACTCAGCGAAACCTCTGCCAGGCCGAGTTGGACCGCCTCGGGGAGTAG